Within the Saccharopolyspora gloriosae genome, the region CTCGTTGGTCACGGCGTGCACGGCGGCCAGCGCGAGCAGGCCCGCCATCAGCAGGTGCAGGCACAGGCGCAGCGCGCGCAGCGGTCGGGTGAGCGTCATGGGATCCACGGTTTCCCCAGGCTACGTGCTGGTCACAGCGGTGCATCGATCGAAAGGTTGATTCGCTCCCGCACCTTTTGACAGCGCGGATGCGATCCGTGGCGCGATGTCGCGAGGCGGTCGCGGGACGAGGGTTGCCACCGTGCCGGGACGACCCGGCGGGAACGTGAGAGAAAGGCACTCGACCGTGTTCGTCGCCACTAGAGATCTTCGGTTCGCGAAGGGGCGGTTCGCCCTGATGGGGACCGTCATCGTCCTGATGACCCTGCTCGTCGGGCTGCTGTCCGGGCTGACCGCGGGCCTGGGCCGGGAGAGCACCTCGGCCATCACCGACCTGCCCGCCGACCACGTGGTGTTCTCCGCTCCGGCCGAGGGACAGCAGCCGACCTTCACCGAGTCCGAAGTGGACCGTCAGCAGTGGCTGCAGTGGCGGGAAGTTCCCGGAGTGCGTGGGGCGGATCCACTGGGCATCAACACCGCCAAGGCGCAGTCCGGCACGAACAGCACCTCGCTGGCCACGTTCGGCGTCGAACCGGATTCCGCGCTGGTGCCCGCGGGCGGACGGGTCGGCGCCGGTGAGGTGGTGTTGTCCGAGGGTGCGGCCGAGGACCTCAACGCGCGTGCCGGGGACTCCATCACCGTTTCGGGCCGGGAGTTGACGGTCACCGCCGTGTCCGGCGACGCCTCCTACAGCCACAACCCGGTCGTCTGGACGAGCCTCGCCGAATGGCAGAGCCTATCGCCCGGATCGGATCAGCAGGCGACCGTGATCGCGTTGAACAGCGACGACGGCGCGGACCTGGCTGCGGCCGACGCGCGGCTGCACACCAGCACCGCGACCACCTCCGGGGCGCTGTCGGCGATCAGCTCGTACAGCTCGGAGAACGGTTCGCTGCAACTGATGCAGGCGTTCCTGTTCGCGATCTCCGCGCTGGTCATCGGCGCCTTCTTCACCGTGTGGACCATTCAGCGCAGCGGCGACATCGCGGTGCTCAAGGCGCTCGGCGCCACCACCCGTTACCTGCTGCGGGACGCGCTCGGGCAGGCCGTGGTGCTGCTCGTCGGCGGCACCGTCGCAGGCACCGGTCTCGCCGCGGCCATCGGCGCGGTCGCCGTGGGCACCGTCCCGTTCGTGCTGGAACTCGGCACGGTGCTGCTGCCCGCGGCCGTGATGGTCGTGCTCGGCGCGCTCGGCGCGGCGCTGTCCGTCCGGCGCATCACCGCGGTCGATCCGCTGACCGCCCTGTCCACCCGCTGATCACCCCGAGCAAGGAGTCCCTCATGAGTTTGCAGTTGCGCGACATCACCCTCACCTACCCCGACGGCGATTCGCGGCTCACCGCCGTGGACCGCGCGGACCTGCAGGTGCCCGCCGGTTCGGTGACGGCCGTGATCGGCCCGTCCGGCTCGGGCAAGTCCAGCCTGCTCGCCGTCGCCGCCGCGCTGGTCACACCCGATTCCGGTCAGGTCGTCGTGGACGGCACCACCGTCACGGGCATGAGCCAGGCGCAGCGGACCGCGGTGCGGCGGGAGAAGATCGGCATCATCTTCCAGCAGCCGAACCTGATCGCGTCGCTGACCGCGGCCGAGCAGTTGCAGGTCATGGCGCACCTCGATGGCCGTTCGGCGCGGGAGGCGCGGGGCCGGGCGGTGGAGCTGCTGGACGCGGTCGGGTTGTCGGACAAGAAGGACCGCAGGCCGCACCAGCTCTCCGGTGGGCAGCGGCAGCGCGTCAACATCGCCCGCGCCCTCATGAACGACCCGGCGGTGCTGCTGGTGGACGAGCCGACCAGCGCGCTCGACCACGAGCGCGGGGCCGCGGTGATCGAGCTGCTCACCACGCTGACGCATCGTCGAGCCACGGCGACCGTGCTGGTCACCCACGACACCACGCACCTCGGCGGGGTCGACCAGGTCGCGGAGGTCCTCGACGGCCGCGTCCGCGTTCCCGCAGCGAACTGACGGGACCGGGAAGCGGGGCTACCGGCACTGCGGGCTGCTCCCGGAGTGAACGGACCGTTCGACCAATCACCTTGGACGAACAGTCCGCTCACTCGGAAACGCCCCCGCCAAGCGGCGCACAGTGCACTGCCCGGCAATGAGTGAACGGACCGTTCGACCAATCTGCTTGGACGAACGGTCCGCTCACTCCGAACCCGAACCTGCAGCCGCGGGGGCGATGACTGATCGAGATGAGTGAGCGGACCGTTCGTCCGATGAGATGGGACGAACGGTCCGTTCACTCCGATCGTCGCGGTGCGAAGCTGGGCCGGGTGCGGCTCGCGTGTTCAGGTGGGTCAGCGCCGCGAGGACTCGGCGGTGGGCCGATTTCGCCGGCGGGCGGGCCGAGTTCTTGGACAGATCCCGCAAGCGGGCCGCGGGGTGGTGCTCCGGCGCTGCGCCGGATATCGCAGCAGGCGATCAGCCGGGTGACGAGCCGCCGCTGCGCTCAGCGGCCGATTTCGCCGCCCACCGCATCGGAACGCTCGTCACGCACCGCGAGCGGCGCTACCCTCGATCAAGATCATCGATCTTGCCCGCGCCTGCCGCCCCGCCACGAGGAGCCACGACGAAGATGACCGACGAGCAGCTCCGCGATCCGCTGGCGCTCCCGCCCGAGGTCGACACCTCGGTGCCCAGCGTGGCCCGGATCTACGACTACGCGGTCGGCGGCAAGGACAACTTCCGCGTGGACCGCGACGCGACGCACGCGATGCTCGACGGCGTGCCGGACATCATCGCCACAGCGCGCGCCAACCGCGCCTTCCTCGGCCGCGGCGTCCGCTACCTGGCCCGCGAAGCGGGGATCCGGCAGTTCATCGACTTCGGTAGCGGCCTGCCCACGCAGCTCAACGTGCACCAGGTGGCGCAGGCGGAGAACCCGGACGGCCGGGTCGTCTACGTGGACAACGACCCCGTGGTGCTCGCGCACGGCCGAGCGCTGCTGTCCGAGGACCAGCGGACCACGGTCATCCAGGCCGACATGGCGCAGCCCACCGCGGTGCTGGAGAGCCCGGCGACGCGGCGGCTCATCAACTTCGCGGAACCGGTCGGAGTGCTCTACCTGTCGGTGCTGCACTGCCTGCCCGACGAGGCGCGGCCGGACCTGGCCGTCGCCGCCATGCTCGACGCCGTTCCCGCAGGCAGCCACCTGATGATGTCGCACCTGGTCAGCGACGACGCGGACGCCGCGGAGTTCCTCACCCGCTTCATGACCGAGCAGACCACGTGGGGCCGCGTCCGCACCGAGGCGGAGGTCACCGCCTACTTCGACGGCCTGGACGCCGTGGAACCCGGACTGGTCGACATCACCCGGTGGCGGCCCGAGCAGCAGCCGACGGACACCGGGACACCGTTCGACCACGACATCCCGTCCCGCCCGGAGCTGGAAGGCAAGATCTGGGAGTTCGGCGGCATCGCCCGGAAGCCCTGACCGGCGGCACAGGCTGTCGATCCCCCGCGTTCAGGAGCCTGCCCGGACGACTTCGACCTGCACCGCGCGGCGGGAGCCGACCGAGCCCCAACGCCCGAGCCGACACCCCGGCAAGGCTGGTGAGCTGGGCCGATACCATGGCCCGGTGAGTGAAGCGGTGGACGAGAATCACGAGGACCTCCCGGAGCAGATGCGCATCCGGCGGGAGAAGCTGGACCGGCTGCGGGAGAACGGAGTCGACCCCTACCCGGTCGGCTACCCCCGGACCACCGCGATCGGTCCCGTCCGCGAGAAACACGACGGGCTCGAAGCCGACGTGGCCACCGGAGACCGGGTGTCGGTCACCGGCCGGGTGCTGCTGTACCGCACGGGCGGCAAGCTGTGCTTCGCCACCATCCGCGACGACAGCGGCTCCATCCAGATCATGCTGGCGCTGGACAAGGTCGGCGCCGAAGCGCTGGAGGCGTGGAAGGCCGATGTGGATCTCGGCGACCACGTGGGCATCACCGGCGAGGTGATCACTTCCAAGCGCGGCGAGCTTTCGATCATGGCGGACGAGTGGACGCTGACCTCGAAGTGCCTGCGCCCGCTGCCGGAAAAGCACAAGGGGCTCACCGATCCCGAGGCGCGGGTGCGGCAGCGCTACGTCGACCTGATCGTCAACCCCGAGTCGCGCCAGCTCGTGCAGCAGCGCGGCAAGGCCGTGCAGGCGTTGCGTTCGGTGCTGCTGGACCGCGACTACCTCGAAGTCGAGACCCCGATGCTGCAGCAGGTGCACGGCGGAGCCACGGCCCGGCCGTTCACCACGCACATCAACGCCTACGACCTGGACCTGTACCTGCGCATCGCGCCCGAGCTGTACTTGAAGCGGCTCGTCGTCGGTGGTGTGGAGCGGGTTTTCGAGATCAACCGCAACTTCCGCAACGAGGGCGCGGACTCCACGCACAACCCCGAGTTCACGATGCTGGAGTTCTACGAGGCCTACGGCGACTACGACACGGCCGCCGAGCTCACCGCGGAACTCATCCGGCAGGCCGCCAAGGCCGTGTTCGGCGACTTCGTGGTGCGCCACCCCGAACACGGGGACATCGACCTCGGCGGGGAGTGGCCGTCGATCACGCTCTACGGCTCCGTCGGCGAGGCCCTCGGCACGGAGATCACCCCGCGGACTCCGGTCGAGTCGCTGCGTGAGCTGGCCGACGCGAAGGAGATCGCGTGGGACCCGTCGTGGGGTCCGGGCAAGCTGGTGGAGCACCTGTTCGAGGAGCTCGTCGAGCACACCCTGGTGGTCCCCACGTTCGTCCGGGACTTCCCGTTGGAGACCAGCCCGCTCACCCGCCAGCACCGGGACGATCCGCTGCTGACCGAGAAGTGGGACCTGATCGGGTTCGGCATGGAGCTCGGCACCGGGTTCTCCGAGCTGGTCGACCCGGTGGAGCAGCGACGCAGGCTCACCGAGCAGTCGCTGATGGCCGCAGGCGGCGACGCCGAAGCGATGCAGCTCGACGAGGACTTCCTGCGCGCCCTCGAGTACGGCATGCCGCCCACCGGCGGCGTGGGCATCGGCATCGACCGGATGCTGATGGCGTTCACCGGCAAGGGAATCCGGGACACCATCCTGTTCCCGATGGTCAAGCCGAACTGACCCCCACCCGCGTCGAGGCGGTGCGCGCGTTTCCCGGCACCGCACCGCCTCGCCGCGAGTGCGTCCGCCGGGCCGACACGAGTGGCCGACCCGGCAGGCGCCTCAGTTCTGCGGGTTCTTGACGAGTTCGGTCTGCTCCAGGTCCGTTCGGGCGTCGGCGATCCGCAATCCGGCGAACTTGTAGGACAGGCCGCGGTGCTGCGCCGTGGTGAACAAGCCGATCAAGGAGACCAGCGCCAACAGCTGCGCCAAGCTGGAGCACGCCTCCAGCGCGGGCACGTCGGCGGACGCGTCACCGAGCTGCGCCAGCAGGAAGTAGCCACCGGTTCCGGTCAAGCTGCGCAGCAAACGCGCCCCGGTGCCGGGCGCAGCCCCGTCGGCGGTCGTCGCCTTCAACTGCACGATCCGCTGTCCGAGGCTGGTCGAGCTGCCCACCAACGGCAGCACGATCGCGAGGACGAACCACGGCAACCAGACGCCGAACAGCCCGGCCGCCCAGGATCCGGGGATGTCCTCGGTGCGCGGAGCGGTGCCATGGAACAGCATTCCTTGCGCCGCCATCAGCACGAGCAGGCCACCGGAGCTGCCCAGGGCGCTGAGCATCGTGTAGGCCGTCATGTCGCAGAGGGCCGCCAGCAGCCGCCTGGACCTGGTGACCGGGCGGGGCGCCCCCGGCAGAGCGGTGATCCGCTGGCCGGGCACGGCCCGCAGCACCGGCGCTGCCCAGGCCCCCGCCAACGCCCCCGCCGTGTTCATGATCAGGTCGTCGACGTCGAACAGCCGGTAGGCGCACGGGTACGCGAACCAGATGCCGGTTCCTTGCGTGACCTCGATCAGCAGCGAGACGCCCAGTCCGATCGCCGTGGTGACCAACACGCCGCGGCCGAACAGGTGCCGGACGAACATCCCCAACGGGACGAACAGGCCCACGTTCAGCATCACCTGCATCAACGCCGGATTGCGCAGGGTCGCCAGCACACTGCTGTCGGTGGCTTCCTTCTTCATGTCGTTGAGGAAGTTGAACGGAAGCCACTGCGGGCCGCCCATTCCCGACGTGGCGCAGAAATCAGGAGTCAGCTGCGGGAACGGCAAGAGCACGTAGGCGACCAGGGAGACGCCGTACACCACGGCGGCGAGCGCCAGCGCGAGGTTGCCCATGCCGAGTTCGCCACGTCTGCGGTATTGCCGGGCGATGTACGGAACGAACAGCACCGCGGCCAGCAGCACGCCGACCAAGATCCCGATGAACGCCGGTACCAGCCGGGTACTCACTATGATCTTCCTTCCTTCGAATCAGCACTTGTCAACACGTCCTGTTGAGACGGCATCAGGCTCGTCGGCGGGCGAGCACCGGGGGCGCCTGCGGTGAAGAGGATCAGATCGCGGTGAGCACGGCGTTAACGATCAGCAGCGCGCACACGCCGAAGTTCACCACCCGGTGATCCAGGAAGATCGCCACGAACTCGCGGATCGTCGCGCTCGGCCAGAAGTAGCGCGCGGTCGGCGACCCGATCACGTGCGCCTCCACCTTCTCCTTGCGGGCGATCCGGGCGGCCCGCATCACGTGGAAGTTGTTCGTCACCACCAGGGCGCGGTGATCCGGCCGGTGCTCCCGCATGATGACGTCGCTGAACCGCAGGTTCTCCTCCGTGCTGCGCGACCGGTCCTCGACCAGGATGCGGTCTGCCGGCGCCCCTTTGGAGATCAGGTAGTCGGCCATGGCGCGCGCCTCGGGAACGTCCTCCCCCGGTCCCTGGCCGCCGGAGGTCACCAGCATCGGGTCGCGGCCCTTCTCGCGTTCCTTGTGGAACGCGGCCAAACCCTTGTCGAGCCGGCTCGCGAGCAGCGGCGGCACCCTCGAACCGAGCAGCCCCGAGCCGAGCATCACGATGAAATCGACCTGGCGGCGATGCGGCATCACGCCGTAGACCAGCGAGTAGAGCAGGAAGCAGACGAACAGCACCGACACGTATCCGATCACCTTGCCCGCGGCGTCCATCGCCACTTCCAGCGGCAACCACCGGGTTCCGTTGGCCACCACCCGCAACACCACGAACGCGACGATCCCGGCACCGGCGGCCAACGACAACAAGTTCGCGAGCCGTTTACCTTCCCGCCGAAGCATCGTCACGCCGTTGATGATCAGGAACACCGCGAGCACCAGCGTGGTCAGCGGGATCATCAGCACCAGCACGATCAACGTGAACGCCGCGGCCGCCTCCGAGTACGTGGCCAGCCAGAGCAGCAGTCCGCCGACCAGGAACAGGCAGGCGAGGAAGAGGTAGATACCGTTGCGGACCAGCCGCCGGTCGTAGGCGAAGCTGACTGCGAACACCGCGAACAGAACAACGGCGGGAATTAGGAAAAACACGCGCAGGAGCCTAATCGGGCACGTGCCGGCACTGGACGCCTACCCTGACACCGTCTCAACGGGAGGGTGCGAACTCGCCGAAAAGCGTGCAGCGGAAATGAACCCGCGACGACGGCCCGTTCACGACATCACCGAGGACGCCCCGGTCGTGCGGGCCGTCACTTCGGCTGCGGAGCAGGCGGGACGTCCTCACCGCAGGCAACGCCTTGGCAGCCCTGGAGTTCGTCGAGCCGCGCGTCCAGGAACGCGCGCACCTCTGCGTAGCGGACGTCCTCGTGCTTCGACGCGAGTTCGTGCGGGTCGATCGCCAGGTCGTAGAGCTCGTGGGCGCCACTGACGTAGCGGATGTAGAGGTAGCGCCCGGTGCGGATCGCCTCGTAAGCCGCGTCGAGCACCTGGCTGTGGTCGTCGCGCGGTTTGCCCGGGCCGGGCGAGGCGGTGCCGTCCTGGTCGAGGTCACCGGCTCCCGCCGCGAGCCCGACCGACACGTCCTCCGCCGACGCCCCGGAATCGCCCGGCGCACCAGGCCGCACCGGCGTCCGGAACGCGCCCTCCCCGGCTTCGTGCAACAACGGCCGCCCGGTTCGCAGCCGCGGGTCCTGCGCGAACGGCAGCAGGGACCTCCCGTCCAACGGCAGCGTCGGCTCCGCCTGCCCGATGTCAACGATGGTCGCGGTGAGATCGGTGTTCGCGCTCAGTTCCCGCGCGTGCATGCCCGCTTCGAGGCCGGGGCCGCGGATCAGCAGCGGCACGTGCGCGGAGGCTTCGTGCGGCAAGAACTTACCCGTCGGCACCCGGTGCTGGCCGAAGAAGAACCCGTTGTCCGAGGCGAACAGCAAGTAGGTATTCTCCAGCTGCCCGTTCGCCCGCAGGGCATCGACGAGCCGCTGCACCGCTTCGTCCACCGCGAGCAGCGACTCCAGCCGGAGCCGGTAGCTCTCGGTGATCTCGGTGTCGGTGTTCGCGGCGATCGCCGGGTAGTCCCGCAAGAACTGCGGCTTGTCGCTCATGTCGGCCTCGTCGTAGGACGGGTCGTTCGGCACCTGCTCCGCGGAGAACGCGCCCTGGTGCCGCAGCGCGGGGCGAGGTCCGCGGCCGACGCGGAAGAAGTCGCCGTTGTCCGGGGCGCCGTGCACGTTCTCCCCGTGCGGGGCGAGGAAGGCGAGGCTGAGGAAGAACGGCTTGCCCTCCGCCGAGCGCCGGTTGATGAAGTCGATGCCTTTGTCCCGGTACACGTCGGTCTGGTACAGGT harbors:
- a CDS encoding sulfatase, with translation MARFRRISGTSRALALLLIIGAVPAACTATKPAAQPRVQAGKPNVVMVMTDDQWLDSMRFMPNVQRILGLGGVTFDRYYASFPLCCPSRSTFLSGQLAHNNGVRHNAAPLGGYDKLDEDNTLPVWMQRAGYVTSHIGKYPNGYGKSDETHVPPGWDEWRGSVDPTTYDMYGYRLNENGTMRTYGDSWVQDPNLYQTDVYRDKGIDFINRRSAEGKPFFLSLAFLAPHGENVHGAPDNGDFFRVGRGPRPALRHQGAFSAEQVPNDPSYDEADMSDKPQFLRDYPAIAANTDTEITESYRLRLESLLAVDEAVQRLVDALRANGQLENTYLLFASDNGFFFGQHRVPTGKFLPHEASAHVPLLIRGPGLEAGMHARELSANTDLTATIVDIGQAEPTLPLDGRSLLPFAQDPRLRTGRPLLHEAGEGAFRTPVRPGAPGDSGASAEDVSVGLAAGAGDLDQDGTASPGPGKPRDDHSQVLDAAYEAIRTGRYLYIRYVSGAHELYDLAIDPHELASKHEDVRYAEVRAFLDARLDELQGCQGVACGEDVPPAPQPK
- a CDS encoding VanZ family protein, whose amino-acid sequence is MSTRLVPAFIGILVGVLLAAVLFVPYIARQYRRRGELGMGNLALALAAVVYGVSLVAYVLLPFPQLTPDFCATSGMGGPQWLPFNFLNDMKKEATDSSVLATLRNPALMQVMLNVGLFVPLGMFVRHLFGRGVLVTTAIGLGVSLLIEVTQGTGIWFAYPCAYRLFDVDDLIMNTAGALAGAWAAPVLRAVPGQRITALPGAPRPVTRSRRLLAALCDMTAYTMLSALGSSGGLLVLMAAQGMLFHGTAPRTEDIPGSWAAGLFGVWLPWFVLAIVLPLVGSSTSLGQRIVQLKATTADGAAPGTGARLLRSLTGTGGYFLLAQLGDASADVPALEACSSLAQLLALVSLIGLFTTAQHRGLSYKFAGLRIADARTDLEQTELVKNPQN
- a CDS encoding ABC transporter permease; protein product: MFVATRDLRFAKGRFALMGTVIVLMTLLVGLLSGLTAGLGRESTSAITDLPADHVVFSAPAEGQQPTFTESEVDRQQWLQWREVPGVRGADPLGINTAKAQSGTNSTSLATFGVEPDSALVPAGGRVGAGEVVLSEGAAEDLNARAGDSITVSGRELTVTAVSGDASYSHNPVVWTSLAEWQSLSPGSDQQATVIALNSDDGADLAAADARLHTSTATTSGALSAISSYSSENGSLQLMQAFLFAISALVIGAFFTVWTIQRSGDIAVLKALGATTRYLLRDALGQAVVLLVGGTVAGTGLAAAIGAVAVGTVPFVLELGTVLLPAAVMVVLGALGAALSVRRITAVDPLTALSTR
- a CDS encoding SAM-dependent methyltransferase, whose product is MTDEQLRDPLALPPEVDTSVPSVARIYDYAVGGKDNFRVDRDATHAMLDGVPDIIATARANRAFLGRGVRYLAREAGIRQFIDFGSGLPTQLNVHQVAQAENPDGRVVYVDNDPVVLAHGRALLSEDQRTTVIQADMAQPTAVLESPATRRLINFAEPVGVLYLSVLHCLPDEARPDLAVAAMLDAVPAGSHLMMSHLVSDDADAAEFLTRFMTEQTTWGRVRTEAEVTAYFDGLDAVEPGLVDITRWRPEQQPTDTGTPFDHDIPSRPELEGKIWEFGGIARKP
- the lysX gene encoding bifunctional lysylphosphatidylglycerol synthetase/lysine--tRNA ligase LysX; the protein is MSEAVDENHEDLPEQMRIRREKLDRLRENGVDPYPVGYPRTTAIGPVREKHDGLEADVATGDRVSVTGRVLLYRTGGKLCFATIRDDSGSIQIMLALDKVGAEALEAWKADVDLGDHVGITGEVITSKRGELSIMADEWTLTSKCLRPLPEKHKGLTDPEARVRQRYVDLIVNPESRQLVQQRGKAVQALRSVLLDRDYLEVETPMLQQVHGGATARPFTTHINAYDLDLYLRIAPELYLKRLVVGGVERVFEINRNFRNEGADSTHNPEFTMLEFYEAYGDYDTAAELTAELIRQAAKAVFGDFVVRHPEHGDIDLGGEWPSITLYGSVGEALGTEITPRTPVESLRELADAKEIAWDPSWGPGKLVEHLFEELVEHTLVVPTFVRDFPLETSPLTRQHRDDPLLTEKWDLIGFGMELGTGFSELVDPVEQRRRLTEQSLMAAGGDAEAMQLDEDFLRALEYGMPPTGGVGIGIDRMLMAFTGKGIRDTILFPMVKPN
- a CDS encoding YdcF family protein; this translates as MFAVSFAYDRRLVRNGIYLFLACLFLVGGLLLWLATYSEAAAAFTLIVLVLMIPLTTLVLAVFLIINGVTMLRREGKRLANLLSLAAGAGIVAFVVLRVVANGTRWLPLEVAMDAAGKVIGYVSVLFVCFLLYSLVYGVMPHRRQVDFIVMLGSGLLGSRVPPLLASRLDKGLAAFHKEREKGRDPMLVTSGGQGPGEDVPEARAMADYLISKGAPADRILVEDRSRSTEENLRFSDVIMREHRPDHRALVVTNNFHVMRAARIARKEKVEAHVIGSPTARYFWPSATIREFVAIFLDHRVVNFGVCALLIVNAVLTAI
- a CDS encoding ABC transporter ATP-binding protein; translation: MSLQLRDITLTYPDGDSRLTAVDRADLQVPAGSVTAVIGPSGSGKSSLLAVAAALVTPDSGQVVVDGTTVTGMSQAQRTAVRREKIGIIFQQPNLIASLTAAEQLQVMAHLDGRSAREARGRAVELLDAVGLSDKKDRRPHQLSGGQRQRVNIARALMNDPAVLLVDEPTSALDHERGAAVIELLTTLTHRRATATVLVTHDTTHLGGVDQVAEVLDGRVRVPAAN